From the Edaphobacter bradus genome, the window TGCGGGAGTGTGCGCGCACAGGCGTGACGATGGCGGTGGTGAATGCCCGGGTGTCGGACCGGTCACTGCCTCGGTATCTGTGGCTGAAGGCGCTTTGGCGGCCGCTGCTGGGTCATGTTGCCCTGTTTTTGGCGCAGAGCGAGGAGAATGCTGAGCGGCTTCGGAAGATTGGGGCTCCGGCGGAGCGCGTGCGGGTGAGCGGAAATTTGAAGTATGACGTGAGGACGGTGGGCGAGAGCGCGATGACAGCGCTGCTGCGCGGACAACTGCCGATGGGGGCTCCGGTGGTGGTGTGCGGGTCGACGCTGGAGGGTGAGGAGCGGATGCTTCTGGAGGCCTGGCCGGCGGTTCTGAAGGCGACGCCGGGAGCAGTGATGGTGCTGGCTCCGCGGCATCCCGACCGGTTCAAAGTTGCGGCTGCGCTGGCGGAGGCGACCGGGTTTGCACTGACGCGAGCAACGGAGCTTCGTGAGAGGCCAGCGCCGATCGCTGCGGGGAGTGTTTTCCTGCTGGATACCATCGGCGATCTGGCTTCGGTTTATTCGCTGGCGACGGTAGCATTCGTGGGAGGAAGCCTGGTCGCTTCGGGCGGACACAATCCGCTGGAGCCGGCGCAGTTCGGGATTCCGGTGGTGATGGGCCCTTCGTTTGAGAATTTCCGGGAGATTGTAGAGGCTATGCGGGCGAACGACGCGATCCGCATAGTCGGGCCGGAAGAACTGGCGGGGGTCTTATGCTCGATGCTCCAGCAACGAACAGAGGCACGTACGCTGGGAGACCGGGGCCGGAGGGTCTTCGAGACGCAGGCCGGCGCGACGCGGCGAACGGTGGACGCCCTGGTGGAGTTGGTGGACGAGAGGGTGGTGAGTGCCCGATGAGCGCGCGCAGGCCTCTGCTACTGCCTCTGGCGCCGCTGTATCGTAGTGTGCTCGCGATCAAGAGGCTGATGCTGCGGCTCGGCTGGCTGAAACAGGGCCGCCTGCCGAGTCCGGTGATCAGCGTGGGCAGCATCTCGGCGGGAGGCGCGGGCAAGACGCCGCTGGTAATTCTGCTGGCGGGGATTCTGAGCCGGCGCGGATATGCAGTGAGCATTCTGACGCGGGGATACAGGCGGGCCTCGAAGCTGACGGGGCGGGTTGAGCCGTACGACGATCCGCGATGGCAGGGAGATGAGCCGGTGCTGCTGGCACAGCGGGCGGGTGTTCCGGTGTTTGCAGGCAGCGACCGATATCAGGCGGGGCTACTAGCCGAGAAGGACACAACCGACGCGAAGACGGCCGTGCATCTGCTTGACGATGGATTTCAGCATCGCAGGCTGGCGCGGGACGTGGATATCGTCCTGCTGACGAAGGAGGACGTAGACGATCACTTGCTGCCGGCGGGGAATCTTCGCGAGCCCCTCTCGGCGCTGCGCGGAGCCGATGTGATTGTTCTGCGCGAGGAGGAGGCGGAGGAGTTGAAGCAGGTCCTCGCGGGAATGCCGGAGTTCGCGGAGTATCCGGAGTCCGCTCCGCGAATGTGGGTGATCCGGCGGAGGCTAAGGCTTGAGGAGAATGGGGAGCCGCTGCCGACGATGCCGCTTGCCTTCTGCGGGATTGCGCGTCCTGAGAGCTTCACGCAGATGCTGAGCGCGGTAGGGTATGAGCCGATGGAGACGATGGCGTTTGAGGACCATCATTCCTATGGAGATGAGGACGTTACGCGGCTGCTGGAGCGCGCCCGCCAGCTGGGGGCGAATGGCTTTGTGACGACGGAGAAGGACGCCGTGAAGATTACGCCGGAGATGCACGGCCACCTGGCGGCAGTAGGGCCGCTGATTGTGTCGAGGCTGATTGTGGAGCTGGTGGACGAGAAGGAGGCGCTGTTTCAGCTGATCACGATGGTGGGCGAGCTGGACCGCCGCAAGCGCTGACCTCCATGCGCTGCGTGAGAGAATGACGGTTTGGGGAACGAAGACCAACTCAGGAACTTCGCTGAAGAGAAGCGACGCGTGCTGATTGTGAGGATCGGCGCGATGGGGGATGTGCTGCACGCGATGCCTGCGGTTGCGGCGCTGCGGCAGAGGCATCCGGAGTGGGAGATTGGGTGGGCGATTGAGCCGGTGTGGAGTCCGCTGTTGCAGACTCATACCGGAGAGGCTGCGGGGAGTGTGGAGATGCCTCTGGTCGACCGGGTTCACATGGTTCCTACACGAGCGTGGAAGAAAAGGCCGCTGGCGGCGCAGACGGGGGCGGAGGTCTTGCGGCTGCGGCGCGAGCTGCGCGGGGAGCAGTATGACCTGTGCGTGGATCTGCAGGGGGCGATACGGTCGTCTGTGATCGGACGGATGGCTGGGGCGCGTGAGTTTGCCGGGCCGAGGGAGCCGAGGGAGGGGCCGGCACTGTGGCTTTATAAGAAGCGGATTGCGACTCGCGCCGCACATGTGACCGAGCAGGGGTGTGAGGTCCTGGGAGGCGCGATTGGTGAGCGGCTCGCTCCTGTTGCCGCGCCGCTTCCTGTGGATGCCGAGGCGGAGGCGTGGTGCGATGAGGTGCTGGAGCGACTTGAGCGGGAGAGGTTTGCGCTCGTCGCTCCATCTGCGGGATGGGGAGCGAAGCAGTGGCCCGCGGAGCGATATGGCGCGGTAGCCAGGGAGTTGGCCGCAGGATATGGGGTGCTGGTCAATGCGGCCTCGACCGATGATCCGCTGGCACGGATGGTTGTGGAGGCGAGCGGCGGATGGGCCACCTCCCTGCCCTGTACGATCGCCCAATTGATCGCGCTGGTTCGAAGAGCGGGGGTGGTGATCGCAGGCGATACGGGGCCTTTGCATCTGGCGGCGGCGCTGCAACGTCCTGTAGTGGCGATCTTCGGGCCGACCGATCCGGCGCGCAATGGGCCGTATGGAACGGTGTCGCGGGTGCTCCGCAGCGCTTCGAGCCTGACCGATCACAGCCGGCATGCGACTGCTGAACAGGGGATGCTTGAGATCGGGGTTGACGAGGTCGTCGCAGCGGCACTTGATCTGCTGCGCACTGAAGAAGGTAAGGTAGTCAGGTGAGTGAACGTACAAGGTGGCAGCGTGTGGCCCGGCGCATCCGCGTGCCGCTTGGATTTGTCTTTGCGGCGGTGTTTCTGTGGCTGGCGCGGCCGACGTGGCATACGATGTTGGCGAGCCTGGTGCTTGTGGTTCCGGGGCTGTGGCTGCGCGGCTATGCCGCCGGGTACGTGCGCAAGAATGCGGAGCTGACGCGGACGGGGCCGTATGCCCATACCCGCAATCCGCTGTACCTGGGGTCAATGATGATTGCGTTCGGGTTCGCGGCGGCGGCGGGGAGCTGGATCATCTTTGTGGCACTGGCGGCGCTGTTTCTTGCGATCTATCTGCCGACGATCCGCTCGGAGGAGGAGTTTCTGCGGGGACGCTTTGCGGGGTTTGACGAATACGCCGCAAAGGTTCCGAGGCTGCTGCCCCGTCTGACGGCCGCGCCGACGACCGAGGCCGCGGGGAGATTTTCGCGGGAGCTATATCTGCACCACCGCGAGTACAATGCTTTTATGGGCGCCATCGCCATCTATGGGGCGTTGGCAGCGCGCCTGCTGTTCTTTTCGCGGTAGCCGCCCATGCGAATCCAAACCCTGCGAGCTGCCTCTGTCGAAGCTTAAATCGGCCCCTTTCTTTTCGGTTGCGGTTCTGCTGGCATCGATAGCCTGCGGAGCGCAGACGCCTGCGCTGGCGGCAGGCGGAGGCTCAACCATCCCAACGCTGCAGGCACCACAGCCAGGCTACGTGGTTCCTGCCCATCAGACACTGACGTATACGGTTGACTGGCGGGTGTTTACGGCAGGGCTGGCCGTCTTCCAGCTGGACCAGCAGGGCGCTATGCAAAAGGT encodes:
- a CDS encoding methyltransferase family protein, coding for MSERTRWQRVARRIRVPLGFVFAAVFLWLARPTWHTMLASLVLVVPGLWLRGYAAGYVRKNAELTRTGPYAHTRNPLYLGSMMIAFGFAAAAGSWIIFVALAALFLAIYLPTIRSEEEFLRGRFAGFDEYAAKVPRLLPRLTAAPTTEAAGRFSRELYLHHREYNAFMGAIAIYGALAARLLFFSR
- a CDS encoding glycosyltransferase family 9 protein; this encodes MGNEDQLRNFAEEKRRVLIVRIGAMGDVLHAMPAVAALRQRHPEWEIGWAIEPVWSPLLQTHTGEAAGSVEMPLVDRVHMVPTRAWKKRPLAAQTGAEVLRLRRELRGEQYDLCVDLQGAIRSSVIGRMAGAREFAGPREPREGPALWLYKKRIATRAAHVTEQGCEVLGGAIGERLAPVAAPLPVDAEAEAWCDEVLERLERERFALVAPSAGWGAKQWPAERYGAVARELAAGYGVLVNAASTDDPLARMVVEASGGWATSLPCTIAQLIALVRRAGVVIAGDTGPLHLAAALQRPVVAIFGPTDPARNGPYGTVSRVLRSASSLTDHSRHATAEQGMLEIGVDEVVAAALDLLRTEEGKVVR
- the lpxK gene encoding tetraacyldisaccharide 4'-kinase, whose protein sequence is MSARRPLLLPLAPLYRSVLAIKRLMLRLGWLKQGRLPSPVISVGSISAGGAGKTPLVILLAGILSRRGYAVSILTRGYRRASKLTGRVEPYDDPRWQGDEPVLLAQRAGVPVFAGSDRYQAGLLAEKDTTDAKTAVHLLDDGFQHRRLARDVDIVLLTKEDVDDHLLPAGNLREPLSALRGADVIVLREEEAEELKQVLAGMPEFAEYPESAPRMWVIRRRLRLEENGEPLPTMPLAFCGIARPESFTQMLSAVGYEPMETMAFEDHHSYGDEDVTRLLERARQLGANGFVTTEKDAVKITPEMHGHLAAVGPLIVSRLIVELVDEKEALFQLITMVGELDRRKR
- a CDS encoding 3-deoxy-D-manno-octulosonic acid transferase; amino-acid sequence: MSKLIIIFAGAPGKARARFVMIVYSTLLVAVLVVGAPYWLLRMATSGRYRAGLAGRLGRVPVGLRAAAAGKRVVWVHAVSVGEVMAATRLIAELREKLPGWVIAVSTTTQTGQLLARERLKDSPVFYMPLDLAFAVRRYLRVMRPEMVVLMESELWPRLMRECARTGVTMAVVNARVSDRSLPRYLWLKALWRPLLGHVALFLAQSEENAERLRKIGAPAERVRVSGNLKYDVRTVGESAMTALLRGQLPMGAPVVVCGSTLEGEERMLLEAWPAVLKATPGAVMVLAPRHPDRFKVAAALAEATGFALTRATELRERPAPIAAGSVFLLDTIGDLASVYSLATVAFVGGSLVASGGHNPLEPAQFGIPVVMGPSFENFREIVEAMRANDAIRIVGPEELAGVLCSMLQQRTEARTLGDRGRRVFETQAGATRRTVDALVELVDERVVSAR